Proteins from a genomic interval of Chroococcidiopsis thermalis PCC 7203:
- the lnt gene encoding apolipoprotein N-acyltransferase has product MGLTVAPVGAWFLAWIALAPLWVLVVTTPKHSSLLAPHSLPLLWGIGYHGVALFWITGIHPMTWMGVPWLSSLAIALFCWIFITLWGAALVVGWGVGMKALLNWRIPTLKSLLPNAKTQKTLCAFARQLLQRREPHASRLNGGNPRTVLAPQRTGSSLRDKIPLSLVRLLIGVALWCGLESLWSAGPLWWSSLSYTQSPHNLPILHLGQLSGASAVTAAIVAVNGLFAEAWIAVVGAHSRAPIQGSRKTSVVFCLLPFAFCLLLHLLGYSLYSRPLIQSPDTVLKVGIVQGNVPNKIKLYPEGFRKAIEGYTTGYQTLADRGVDAVLTPEGALPFRWNDVQRTSFYSAVKERGVVAWLGLFGDKKGGYTNSIFTLLSNGQIFSRYDKSKLVPIGEYVPFQEILGGIVSRLSPLDEHQIAGAPNQLFDTPFGRAIVGICYESAFPERFRYQAAAGGQFILSPSNDAHYSAAMPAQHHALDIMRAIETDRWAVRAVNTGYSAFVDPHGKTVWISGHNTYEIHSETIYRRQTKTLYVRWGDWLTPMLMVVAVVVWLVRLVGQV; this is encoded by the coding sequence ATGGGGCTTACCGTTGCCCCTGTAGGAGCTTGGTTTCTTGCCTGGATTGCCCTAGCTCCTCTGTGGGTATTGGTAGTTACAACCCCCAAACATTCCTCACTCCTCGCTCCTCACTCCTTACCCCTCCTTTGGGGCATTGGCTATCACGGTGTCGCTTTATTTTGGATTACAGGCATTCATCCTATGACTTGGATGGGTGTACCGTGGTTGAGTAGTCTGGCGATCGCCCTTTTCTGCTGGATCTTCATCACCCTCTGGGGAGCTGCCTTAGTAGTTGGCTGGGGCGTTGGCATGAAAGCACTGCTAAATTGGCGAATTCCCACTTTAAAATCCCTACTCCCAAACGCAAAAACACAAAAAACCCTTTGCGCCTTCGCACGCCAGTTGCTACAACGGAGGGAACCTCACGCCAGTCGCCTCAACGGGGGAAACCCCCGCACGGTGCTGGCTCCGCAACGCACCGGCTCGTCTTTGCGCGACAAAATTCCTCTTAGTCTCGTCCGCCTCCTCATCGGCGTTGCTCTTTGGTGCGGCTTAGAAAGCTTGTGGAGTGCCGGACCCTTGTGGTGGTCTTCGCTTTCCTACACCCAAAGCCCCCACAACCTACCCATTCTCCATCTCGGACAACTTTCTGGAGCAAGTGCTGTTACAGCTGCGATCGTCGCTGTCAATGGATTGTTTGCCGAAGCTTGGATTGCAGTTGTAGGGGCGCACAGCCGTGCGCCCATTCAGGGGAGTCGAAAAACATCTGTTGTCTTTTGCCTTTTGCCTTTTGCTTTTTGCCTTTTATTACACCTTTTGGGCTACAGCTTGTACAGCCGTCCCCTGATTCAGTCTCCAGACACAGTTCTCAAAGTTGGGATCGTCCAGGGTAACGTCCCGAATAAAATCAAACTTTATCCCGAAGGTTTTCGGAAGGCGATCGAAGGTTATACGACTGGCTACCAAACTTTAGCAGATCGGGGAGTTGATGCAGTTTTAACTCCAGAAGGAGCTTTACCTTTTCGCTGGAATGACGTTCAACGCACTTCTTTTTACTCCGCTGTCAAAGAAAGGGGCGTAGTTGCTTGGTTGGGATTGTTTGGCGACAAAAAAGGAGGCTATACGAACAGTATTTTTACCCTACTGAGTAACGGACAGATTTTTAGTCGTTATGACAAATCAAAATTAGTACCGATTGGCGAATACGTTCCATTCCAAGAAATTTTAGGTGGGATTGTTTCTCGACTTTCACCGCTTGACGAGCATCAAATAGCAGGTGCGCCAAATCAGTTATTCGATACTCCTTTCGGTCGAGCAATTGTCGGAATTTGTTACGAATCTGCCTTTCCCGAACGATTTCGCTACCAAGCTGCTGCTGGAGGGCAATTTATCCTCAGTCCCTCCAACGATGCCCATTACAGCGCTGCGATGCCAGCTCAGCACCATGCTTTAGATATCATGCGGGCGATCGAAACTGACAGATGGGCTGTGCGTGCTGTCAATACCGGATATTCTGCTTTTGTCGATCCTCACGGTAAGACAGTTTGGATATCGGGACACAATACTTATGAAATCCATTCCGAAACTATTTATCGCCGTCAAACCAAAACTTTATACGTGCGTTGGGGCGATTGGCTGACACCGATGTTGATGGTTGTGGCTGTTGTCGTTTGGCTGGTAAGGCTTGTTGGACAAGTTTAG
- a CDS encoding Uma2 family endonuclease produces MDTVILNLEPIVHLTQEQFYQLCMANRELNLELNAKGDLIIVPPVGGESGNQEADLITDLNNWNRQTKLGKVFSSSTIFRLPNGANRSPDAAWIRLERWEALTPEEREKFPPICPDFTIELRSRTDTLKPLQEKMQEYLANGLRLGWLINPQNSQVEIYRANQPVEVIFLPSVLSGEDILPGFELPLE; encoded by the coding sequence ATGGATACGGTGATATTAAATCTAGAACCAATCGTGCATTTGACTCAGGAACAGTTTTATCAACTGTGCATGGCAAATCGCGAGTTGAATTTAGAGCTTAATGCCAAAGGAGATTTAATTATCGTGCCACCCGTAGGAGGAGAAAGCGGCAATCAAGAAGCAGATCTGATAACAGATTTGAATAATTGGAATCGTCAAACCAAGCTAGGAAAAGTCTTTAGTTCCTCCACAATTTTTCGTCTCCCCAATGGTGCTAACCGTTCTCCTGATGCAGCTTGGATAAGATTGGAACGATGGGAGGCTCTAACTCCAGAAGAACGAGAAAAGTTTCCTCCCATATGCCCAGATTTTACAATTGAATTGCGCTCTCGCACCGATACGCTAAAACCATTACAAGAGAAAATGCAAGAATATTTGGCTAATGGTTTGCGTTTGGGTTGGTTAATTAACCCTCAAAATAGCCAAGTAGAAATTTATCGCGCCAACCAGCCTGTAGAAGTCATATTTTTACCTTCCGTCCTCTCTGGAGAAGATATTTTACCTGGATTTGAATTACCTCTAGAATAG
- a CDS encoding DUF4335 domain-containing protein yields the protein MTTIQRKYSLPNCTLVLEGLSDRATDSQSFDGRPVLTILTYVECQLIQAKQTLTGGRDFFESLVTAVSGYAQEFLSHVTHPEAHNKESSLVQLQKIDRDRHRLIVQPESHKESEANSHTEGTAQEVELTTVQLFDLVEAIDQFFADTQTLPDLTLQLAPVSRRYVRSGQQLVKQAVPATVGASGLALAAIAFFLIPIPEAVRRPTEATSPSAQSTNIANAPPITDPLQLVQLQQKLTDQLRPAWKPNVALGQDLVYRVGVAANGAIKGYVATNDISNGQVQQTPLPRLLSQPAAGSATPPESLAQFQVTFTPKGEVQVKPWEAKK from the coding sequence ATGACGACGATTCAGCGCAAGTACAGCCTGCCCAATTGCACGCTGGTTTTAGAGGGATTGAGCGATCGCGCGACTGACTCCCAATCCTTTGACGGGCGACCCGTACTCACAATTTTGACCTATGTTGAGTGTCAGCTGATCCAGGCAAAACAAACCTTGACTGGTGGTAGAGATTTTTTTGAAAGTTTAGTGACAGCTGTTAGCGGTTACGCCCAAGAATTTTTGAGTCACGTCACGCACCCAGAAGCGCACAACAAAGAATCTAGCTTGGTACAGTTGCAAAAAATCGATCGCGATCGTCATCGTTTGATCGTCCAGCCAGAAAGTCATAAAGAATCAGAAGCAAATAGCCACACCGAAGGTACGGCGCAGGAAGTCGAGCTGACAACAGTACAGTTATTTGACTTAGTAGAGGCGATCGATCAGTTTTTTGCCGATACCCAAACCCTACCAGATTTGACGCTGCAACTAGCTCCAGTTTCGCGGCGCTACGTGCGATCGGGACAGCAGTTAGTCAAGCAAGCCGTACCCGCCACCGTAGGCGCATCAGGATTAGCCCTAGCCGCGATCGCCTTTTTCTTAATTCCCATTCCCGAAGCTGTCCGCCGTCCTACAGAAGCCACCTCTCCATCCGCCCAATCTACCAACATTGCTAACGCACCACCCATTACCGATCCCTTGCAATTGGTGCAATTACAGCAAAAACTCACCGACCAACTCCGACCGGCGTGGAAGCCTAACGTAGCCCTCGGTCAAGATTTAGTTTACCGCGTTGGCGTAGCTGCTAATGGAGCGATTAAAGGCTATGTTGCGACTAACGACATATCCAACGGGCAAGTCCAGCAAACTCCCCTACCTCGCCTGCTATCCCAACCTGCTGCTGGTAGTGCTACGCCACCAGAATCCTTAGCTCAATTTCAAGTCACCTTTACACCCAAAGGAGAAGTACAGGTTAAGCCTTGGGAAGCGAAGAAATGA
- a CDS encoding DUF3038 domain-containing protein, which translates to MNVSASANPLDSSTVPSLPLMLESLPNPPVDERACPQRVRLQIDLMLLAIEALELGGSELFLAIAQELELQDIVKNRVNLWRMRCTNPLRRSHARRDLSLLEAKALVVIAADLARRLTAVIRQLLLTYQQMRDKGIPLEQNLRLSNYLERFRSHFRSRMNPRRSGVLAYNSPEKLDELALTLLQQLLFCTGTAGMQRLWISLFDGEVE; encoded by the coding sequence ATGAATGTCTCCGCAAGCGCGAATCCGTTAGATAGTTCAACCGTCCCATCCCTCCCCCTGATGCTGGAAAGTTTACCTAACCCACCTGTTGATGAAAGGGCTTGTCCTCAAAGGGTGAGGTTGCAAATTGATTTGATGTTACTGGCGATTGAAGCCCTAGAACTTGGTGGTTCGGAATTATTCTTGGCAATAGCGCAGGAGCTAGAACTACAAGATATTGTCAAAAATCGGGTAAACTTGTGGCGAATGCGCTGTACGAACCCATTGAGGCGATCGCACGCTCGGCGCGACCTCAGTTTACTAGAGGCTAAAGCACTTGTCGTCATCGCCGCCGATTTAGCCCGCAGGTTGACAGCTGTGATTCGACAGTTGCTATTGACATATCAGCAAATGCGTGACAAAGGAATTCCACTTGAACAAAATTTACGCTTGTCTAATTATCTCGAAAGGTTTCGATCGCATTTTCGCAGTCGGATGAATCCTCGTCGTTCTGGGGTACTGGCTTACAATTCCCCTGAAAAGTTGGATGAACTAGCACTGACACTGTTGCAACAATTGCTATTTTGTACGGGGACAGCGGGAATGCAGCGGTTGTGGATTAGTTTGTTTGATGGGGAAGTAGAATGA
- a CDS encoding adenine phosphoribosyltransferase, whose product MDLKSLIRDIPDFPKPGILFRDITTLLRDAAGLRHAIDSLADKLDGAGLNAEYIVGIESRGFIIGAALAYKLGIGFIPVRKPGKLPSLVHSVEYELEYGMDKLEVHQDALQPGSRVLIVDDLIATGGTASATAKLVQQIGCELVGFGFIVELRDLAGRRNLPDVPIVALVEY is encoded by the coding sequence ATGGATCTCAAGTCCCTGATTCGCGATATTCCCGATTTTCCCAAGCCTGGTATTTTGTTTCGAGATATTACCACTTTGCTGCGCGATGCCGCAGGGCTACGCCATGCCATAGATAGTCTGGCTGATAAGCTGGATGGTGCGGGGTTAAATGCTGAATATATTGTAGGAATTGAGTCACGCGGCTTTATCATTGGTGCAGCTTTGGCTTATAAATTAGGCATTGGCTTTATTCCCGTGCGTAAACCTGGGAAGTTACCCTCTTTGGTTCACTCGGTTGAATACGAACTAGAGTATGGCATGGATAAGTTAGAAGTGCATCAAGATGCCTTGCAGCCTGGTAGTCGGGTATTGATTGTAGATGACTTGATCGCCACTGGGGGAACCGCCAGCGCCACGGCTAAGTTAGTGCAGCAAATCGGCTGCGAGTTGGTTGGTTTTGGGTTTATCGTCGAGTTACGAGATTTAGCAGGGCGGCGGAATTTGCCCGACGTGCCAATTGTGGCGCTAGTGGAGTATTAA
- a CDS encoding phycocyanobilin:ferredoxin oxidoreductase, protein MTPASTPSLRSQQHSLIRQLADAIESVWQNHLELSPYVIPAELGYVEGRLEGEKLTIENRCYQTPQFRKLHLELAKVGTTLDILHCVMFPRIEYALPMFGCDLVGGRGQISAAIADLSPLNRDRTLPSAYTAALSALPNPNFSQPRELPVWGDIFSPFCTFIRPGSPEEEEKFLAMVRGFLEIHCTQAIASQPVSKTQQAEIFAAQQYYCTKQQQNDKTRRVLEKAFGVEWAEHYMTTILFDLPEATNLG, encoded by the coding sequence ATGACACCTGCTTCTACTCCTTCACTGCGATCGCAACAGCACTCTCTAATTCGGCAACTAGCCGACGCGATCGAATCTGTTTGGCAAAACCACTTAGAACTTTCACCCTACGTCATTCCCGCAGAGTTAGGCTATGTTGAAGGCAGATTGGAGGGAGAGAAACTGACAATTGAAAATCGTTGTTATCAAACACCCCAATTTCGCAAACTACACCTAGAATTGGCGAAAGTGGGAACGACGCTAGATATTTTGCACTGCGTCATGTTTCCCCGCATAGAATACGCTCTACCCATGTTTGGCTGTGACTTAGTCGGAGGAAGGGGACAAATTAGTGCTGCGATCGCAGATTTATCGCCTTTAAATCGAGACCGAACTTTACCATCTGCTTATACTGCTGCACTTTCTGCTTTACCAAATCCGAATTTCTCTCAACCCCGCGAACTTCCGGTTTGGGGAGATATCTTTTCACCGTTTTGCACGTTTATTCGTCCTGGTTCTCCAGAGGAAGAAGAGAAATTTTTGGCAATGGTACGAGGATTTTTAGAAATACATTGTACCCAGGCGATCGCATCTCAACCTGTTTCTAAAACGCAACAAGCCGAAATTTTCGCCGCGCAACAATATTACTGTACAAAACAGCAGCAAAATGACAAAACTCGCCGAGTGTTAGAAAAAGCCTTTGGTGTAGAGTGGGCAGAACACTACATGACGACTATATTATTTGACTTACCGGAGGCTACTAATTTAGGCTAA
- a CDS encoding Maf family protein has translation MGLPQFVLASASPARRRLLQMVGIEPIVRVSNFDESQIQTENATELVETLARCKAEAIAPQFDSALIVGCDSVLLLNGEIHGKPENAEVAIARWQHMSGQVGELYTGHAIIDQPQQQILVRTQVTRVYFAQMSDRAIRAYVATGEPLKCAGAFALEGRGGLFVDKIEGCHSNVIGLSLPLLRQMLSQLGYEVTEFWDR, from the coding sequence ATGGGTTTACCACAATTTGTTTTGGCTTCCGCTTCTCCGGCGCGGCGGCGCTTGTTACAAATGGTTGGCATCGAACCAATTGTGCGCGTCAGCAATTTTGATGAGTCTCAAATTCAAACCGAGAATGCGACTGAATTGGTAGAAACTTTAGCGCGTTGTAAAGCGGAAGCGATCGCACCTCAATTTGATTCAGCTTTAATTGTGGGCTGTGATTCTGTCTTGCTGTTAAATGGAGAAATACATGGTAAACCAGAGAATGCAGAAGTCGCGATCGCCCGTTGGCAGCACATGAGCGGTCAAGTGGGGGAACTGTATACAGGTCATGCTATTATCGACCAGCCGCAACAACAAATACTTGTCCGCACTCAAGTCACGCGGGTTTATTTTGCTCAAATGAGCGATCGCGCTATTAGAGCCTACGTTGCTACCGGAGAACCCCTCAAGTGTGCTGGTGCTTTTGCTTTAGAAGGGCGCGGAGGTCTATTTGTCGATAAAATTGAAGGCTGTCACTCAAATGTAATTGGTCTCAGCTTGCCCCTACTGCGCCAAATGCTATCGCAACTTGGTTATGAGGTGACGGAGTTTTGGGATAGGTAA
- the psb27 gene encoding photosystem II protein Psb27, whose amino-acid sequence MKHYWSRLLALVLVVVIGLMGCSSGGGLSGDYRQDTLDVIGVLRNAIELPQDAPNKGEIQAEARKKINDFAARYQRNGSLTGLSSFTTMRTALNSLAGHYSSYPNRPLPAKLKQRLELEFKQVEMAVARGN is encoded by the coding sequence ATGAAGCACTATTGGTCACGTCTACTTGCCCTGGTTTTGGTAGTCGTTATTGGTTTAATGGGCTGCTCTAGTGGCGGTGGGCTTTCTGGAGATTATCGTCAAGATACCTTGGATGTGATAGGTGTATTGCGCAACGCAATCGAACTACCGCAAGATGCACCGAACAAAGGCGAAATCCAAGCAGAAGCCCGCAAAAAAATTAATGATTTCGCCGCTCGCTATCAGCGTAATGGTAGTTTGACAGGTTTAAGTTCTTTTACCACCATGCGCACCGCTTTAAATTCCCTGGCTGGTCACTACAGTTCTTATCCTAACCGTCCTCTACCGGCAAAACTGAAGCAACGCCTGGAATTAGAATTCAAACAAGTAGAGATGGCGGTGGCTCGGGGAAATTAA
- a CDS encoding family 10 glycosylhydrolase: MSDCKLSQLKFLQLRLLQRYLAAIAFTSSLLVMSLGNHPVIAQTTAYCQESEAVRQEKESLLQKALQGDTEAQNRYKQLINQQAQQLAECRDRTPPQHQAIWLRLYPCDTQPGVLDKIMDRIVSRGYNYVYIETFADGQVLLPASANPTAWPAMVRTPGTENTDLLAEAIQKAHERGLKVYAWMFMMNFGYSYGQRSDRQSVLARNFKGDTSLNVVDNASQVFIDPYNVQAKRDFYQLVQQVVRRRPDGVLFDYVRYPRGLGGASVVSKVQDLWIYSEAARQALEQRALNKKGRELIKRYVAKGALSASDVDEVDKLYPDEGEPLWQGRTPPTQEEKKVLPSAAARRPLLQLELWRLSVAHALQGILDFVALAASPVQQQGIQTGLVFFPDGNQVVGEGYDSRLQPWDRFPTSAEWHPMSYAACGNADCIAALVQRVFKYAPPEAKVIPAIAGTWGQSISNRPSLEAQMSAIERAAPQVKGISHFAFSWQEPEIENLRKSCRWK, encoded by the coding sequence ATGTCCGATTGCAAATTAAGTCAATTAAAATTCTTGCAACTGCGCCTATTACAACGATACCTAGCGGCGATCGCCTTTACGAGTAGCTTACTGGTAATGAGCTTGGGGAACCATCCTGTAATAGCCCAAACAACTGCCTACTGTCAGGAATCAGAAGCAGTAAGGCAAGAGAAAGAAAGCTTACTTCAGAAAGCATTACAAGGTGACACAGAGGCGCAAAACCGCTATAAACAGCTAATAAACCAACAAGCACAGCAATTAGCAGAGTGCCGCGATCGCACTCCGCCTCAACATCAAGCGATCTGGTTGCGCCTTTATCCCTGCGATACTCAGCCTGGGGTATTAGACAAGATTATGGATCGGATTGTCAGCCGAGGCTATAACTACGTTTACATCGAGACATTTGCGGATGGGCAAGTCCTATTACCCGCATCGGCTAACCCGACAGCATGGCCCGCGATGGTGCGTACCCCTGGCACGGAAAATACAGATTTACTCGCCGAAGCTATTCAAAAAGCCCACGAACGAGGCTTGAAAGTCTACGCTTGGATGTTTATGATGAACTTCGGCTATTCCTACGGGCAACGTAGCGATCGCCAATCGGTATTAGCCAGGAACTTTAAAGGCGATACGAGCTTAAATGTTGTAGATAACGCCAGTCAAGTATTTATCGATCCTTACAACGTCCAGGCAAAGCGCGACTTCTATCAGTTGGTGCAACAAGTGGTACGCCGCCGCCCTGACGGAGTCTTATTTGACTACGTGCGTTATCCACGCGGTTTGGGTGGTGCTTCTGTAGTCTCTAAAGTACAAGATTTATGGATTTATAGCGAAGCAGCCCGTCAAGCTTTAGAACAACGGGCGTTGAACAAAAAGGGGCGAGAACTGATTAAACGCTATGTTGCTAAGGGTGCATTGTCAGCCTCAGATGTTGATGAGGTCGATAAGCTTTATCCCGATGAAGGAGAACCACTTTGGCAGGGACGCACTCCACCCACTCAAGAGGAGAAAAAAGTGTTACCGAGTGCTGCGGCGCGTCGTCCGCTGCTACAGTTAGAGTTATGGCGGTTGAGTGTAGCCCATGCCCTACAAGGAATTCTCGATTTTGTCGCCTTGGCAGCTTCACCAGTACAACAACAGGGAATACAGACAGGGTTAGTGTTTTTTCCTGATGGCAACCAAGTTGTAGGTGAGGGGTATGATTCCCGCTTGCAGCCTTGGGATCGGTTTCCTACCAGTGCAGAATGGCATCCCATGTCCTATGCTGCTTGCGGTAATGCCGATTGCATTGCGGCTTTGGTGCAAAGAGTGTTTAAATACGCGCCACCTGAAGCTAAAGTTATTCCGGCGATCGCTGGTACATGGGGACAGTCTATCAGCAATCGCCCCTCTCTTGAAGCTCAAATGAGCGCGATCGAGCGTGCTGCACCTCAAGTTAAAGGAATTAGCCATTTTGCTTTTTCTTGGCAAGAACCGGAAATTGAAAATTTGCGGAAGTCTTGTCGCTGGAAATAG
- a CDS encoding A/G-specific adenine glycosylase, with amino-acid sequence MLKARGIRQLLTWYDRDRRPLPWRQQVNIYHTWICEVMSQQTTLAVVLPKFAQFVQQLPTVDDLANCDEETLHRLWAGLGYYARARNLKKGAEFIVNRLNGRFPQSYREWLQIPGCGDYTAAAIASICLNEKVPCIDGNVIRVVSRLLALQDVWNTAGRSRIQDYLTQVIPSDRPGDFNQAMMELGATICRKTKPRCDICPLQMQCLAYAHNCIEICPPKKPRRVLVDTELFVLIFWHRQTDTLAIGERTDGFLAKTIGFPLTLAHQLSKLDRWQPLQLPGKFTHAIAHHRITGRICVIQLNSNDIDISMGQHLALSKTLHWMNRLDLSAKLSTALDRKAFQLFQNYTYSDSICEQLALNL; translated from the coding sequence GTGTTAAAGGCTCGAGGTATAAGACAACTCCTGACTTGGTACGATCGCGATCGCAGACCGCTACCGTGGCGACAGCAGGTCAATATTTATCATACTTGGATCTGCGAGGTTATGAGCCAACAGACGACTCTAGCCGTTGTCTTACCTAAATTTGCTCAATTTGTTCAACAACTGCCTACGGTAGACGATTTAGCCAACTGCGATGAAGAGACACTACACCGACTCTGGGCTGGATTGGGATATTACGCACGAGCGAGAAACTTGAAAAAAGGTGCAGAGTTCATCGTCAACCGCCTCAACGGTCGTTTTCCCCAATCTTATCGCGAATGGTTGCAAATTCCAGGTTGTGGCGATTATACTGCTGCCGCGATCGCTAGTATTTGCTTGAACGAAAAAGTTCCTTGTATTGATGGTAACGTCATCCGGGTGGTGAGTCGCTTGCTAGCCTTACAAGATGTGTGGAATACAGCAGGGCGATCGCGCATTCAAGATTATCTCACGCAAGTCATTCCTAGCGATCGTCCTGGTGACTTTAATCAAGCGATGATGGAGTTGGGTGCAACAATCTGCCGAAAAACGAAACCCCGTTGCGATATTTGTCCTTTACAAATGCAATGTTTGGCTTACGCTCACAATTGTATTGAAATTTGTCCTCCTAAAAAACCCCGCCGCGTTTTAGTAGATACGGAATTATTCGTGCTAATTTTTTGGCATCGACAAACCGATACTTTGGCAATTGGAGAAAGAACAGATGGTTTTTTAGCCAAAACGATTGGCTTTCCTTTGACGCTCGCTCATCAATTATCAAAGCTCGATCGTTGGCAACCGCTTCAACTACCAGGAAAATTTACCCATGCGATCGCTCATCATCGTATTACTGGAAGGATTTGCGTTATTCAATTAAATAGTAATGACATTGATATCTCCATGGGGCAGCATTTAGCTTTATCGAAAACACTACACTGGATGAATCGTCTAGACCTGAGTGCAAAACTCTCAACCGCACTCGATCGAAAAGCTTTTCAGTTATTTCAAAATTACACTTATTCTGATTCAATTTGCGAACAACTCGCACTAAATTTATAG
- a CDS encoding 2TM domain-containing protein translates to MKTVVDNKLVQTYHQEDIQQILQIAIARQAYEGEFSRQQLLEIAAELEISPECLQLAEQEWLNQQSDSQERQKFNLDRRKKLQKRFGNYGLVNIFFILLDLVSGGGLSWSLYILLSLSFLLGLDVWNKSQIQGEEYEKAFQNWKRRHQIKRSINSLLDRLLKA, encoded by the coding sequence ATGAAAACAGTGGTTGACAACAAGCTAGTGCAGACTTATCACCAAGAAGATATTCAACAAATTCTCCAAATAGCGATCGCTCGTCAAGCCTATGAAGGAGAGTTTTCTCGCCAACAATTATTAGAAATTGCTGCTGAATTAGAAATTTCCCCAGAATGTCTGCAATTAGCAGAACAAGAGTGGTTGAATCAGCAATCTGATAGTCAAGAACGGCAGAAATTTAATCTGGATAGACGGAAAAAGCTGCAAAAAAGATTTGGTAACTATGGTTTAGTTAATATCTTTTTTATCCTTTTAGATCTGGTCAGTGGCGGTGGTCTGTCTTGGTCGCTCTATATCTTATTATCTTTAAGTTTTCTTTTAGGTCTTGATGTATGGAATAAATCACAGATTCAAGGCGAGGAGTATGAAAAAGCCTTCCAGAATTGGAAACGCAGGCATCAAATCAAGCGTTCGATTAACTCTTTGCTAGATAGACTGCTTAAAGCTTAG